CCGGATGCGGCCTCGATCGATAGATGAGATCATCGGGCAGGAGCATCTGGTTGGTGAAGGGAAAATAATCGCGAGAATGGTGAAGGCCAAGCAGCTTTCCTCGATGATTTTGTATGGACCTCCGGGAATTGGCAAAACATCGATTGCAAGCGCGATTGCCGGAAGCACGAAGTTTGCATTCCGGACGTTGAATGCCGTGACCAATAACAAAAAAGATATGGAGATCGTTGCAGCCGAGGCAAAAATGTCCGGCAAAGTGATTTTACTGCTCGATGAAGTTCATCGCCTCGATAAGGCCAAACAGGATTTCCTTTTGCCTTATCTGGAAAATGGCATGATTACCTTGATCGGTGCAACGACTAGCAATCCCTATCATGCCATCAATCCGGCCATCCGCAGCCGGTGTCAGATTTTTGAATTAAAATCGTTGGAAACCGTTGATATCATCAAAGCGTTGGAACGGGCACTGCATGATGAAGAGCGCGGGCTTGGTACATATAAAACGAATGTCGACCTTGAAGCCCTTACCCATTTCGCAACCGCTTCGAATGGTGATGTCCGCAGTGCGCTAAATGCTTTGGAGCTCGCCGTCATTTCGACCGAGCCTGATGAAGAAGGTACGATTCAGATCGATGTGCAGATTGCAGAGGAATGCATGCAGAAAAAGAGCTTTTCACATGACAAGGATGGTGATGCCCACTATGACGTCCTGTCAGCTTTCCAGAAATCGATTCGGGGCAGTGATGCGAATGCAGCCCTTCATTATTTGGGGCGCTTGGTCGAAGCCGGCGATCTTGTCAGCATTGCCCGCCGCATGGTGGTCATTGCCTACGAAGACATTGGCTTAGCCAATCCGCAGGCTGGCCCGAGGGCACTCGCTGCGGTCGAAGCTGCTGAACGGCTCGGGTTTCCGGAAGCCCGGATCCCGCTTGCCAACTCCGTGATCGAGTTATGCCTATCACCTAAATCGAACACGGCCATTACCGCGATTGATGCGGCTCTTTCCGACATTCGCAGCGGCCATAGCGGAGATGTACCCGATCATCTTAAGGATGCCCATTATAAAGGGGCCGCCGATCTCGGGCGCGGCATCAATTACCTTTATCCGCATGACTATGAGAATGGCTGGGTGAAGCAGCAATACTTACCGAATAAATTGCTTCGCAAAAAATATTACAAACCGAAAAAGAGCGGGAAATTTGAGCAAGCCCTGGCCACTGTTTATGAAAATATCGAGAAAAAGAAATAACTCCGGATCGCTTCAGACCGGAGTTATTACCATTATCGGTTTTGCCGACTGTCCGCGAGACTTCGTTAACAAGCGTTCCTGGCCTTCACATTCAATCAACAGAAAAAAAGAGGCACATCAACTATGTTTGCATACACAAAGAAAGGCACAACAACTCCATTTGGTTGCTGTGCCTGTTTGGTCTTTCTTGTTACTTATTGTTTTGAGATGATGCTTTGATTAAGTTCTCAAGCCATAACTGCTTGAATTGGTTTGAACGGACGCGTCTTTGACCCCTGCCTGAGCTTTCATCTGAGGAACTGCTTGATGAGCTCTCGCATGAGGAACTGCTTGACGAGCTCTCACATGAAGAACTGCTTGATGAGCTCTCGCATGAGGAACTGCTTGACGAGCTCTCGCATGAGGAACTGCTTGATGAGCTCTCGCATGAGGAACTGCTTGATGAGCTCTCGCATGAGGAACTGCTTGATGAGCTCTCGCATGAGGAACTGCTTGACGAGCTCTCGCATGAGGAACTGCTTGACGAGCTCTCGCATGAGGAACTGCTTGACGAGCTCTCGCAACAAGTTTCTTCTATCCGAACCGATAAAGCTACGAATTGGATATGTTCCGTTGTCACATAAAATAACTCTTCATTATGCACAACAACGATATATTCTTCAGCCACTTCAATCAGAATTCCTTCAACCCTTTCAGGGCCGCCTGCGCTAACGGATACCCAGTTGTGGATCAATCTTGAAAGAATGCCATTAAGTGAATCAATACCCTCATATAGGTCCTGAGGAGGCAATTCACGGCATGCAAATTCCACCACAATTACACTTTTGATATGGGAGATCGGGAATAAAACCAACCCTTCCCTTTCCGTGGAAAGCACCAAAAATTCTTCTTTCACATCGATAACCCGGCCAACTTTTGAAGTCGGGCCGCCGCCATTCACTTGAATGCAGCTATCCTGCAATGCTTCCAGCGCCCCTATAAAAGTTTCTGGATATACAAATCCTTTATCGTTGATCGGGCATAAATTAAGTGCCCTCTTCGCATTTTCGACCACGATCTTCAAATGCTCGATGGCGTAATAGACGAGGTGATTTTCTTCCGTTTGCAGAACGATATAATCACTCCGAACTTCTACAAGCCTGCCTTCTCTCGATTCAGGGCCGCCTTTATATACCCTCACAAATTTCCCCTTTAAAGCTTCAAGGTACGGTAAACTAACAGTCTCTGCCATTTTTCCTTTAGCCTCCAATAGTTATTTATACTTTAGTGATATCCGTACTGCATATATATGCGCCTTATTTCTATTACGGACTCTTCCAATCACCCATTTTGCAGTAAATCGTCGAACGCCCAGAAATACTATATGAAACTTCACTTTTTCCAGTCTATTCACAATTCTGAAAAGCGTTTTTCTTTTCACAAAAAAAACTCCGGATTTTTCCCCCGGAGTGTTGTTCCATCACCATGAATGATTCCTTCTTGAAGTCAGTTTTGAGTTTTCAGATTCTTTTTACGTCGCAATCAACCAATAGATATTCGAAGGTCAATCCGCCAGCCGGAGCCCGCTAATCATTTTTCCTTATCGTACGGAACCGCCAAACGGGCACTTTCCCTTTGCCCATGCTTAGTCACCGTCATAGACAGCTTGCCTGATTGCTTTCCAAGCTGCTTGATCGACACATTCTCCACTTTCCCTTTGGCGGTCGCCTTGGCCAAAACGGCTCCTTTGCCACCGTATACCTTGATTACATCGCCTTTCGTCACGCCGCTCACTTTGACGATATCGGCTTTTCCTTTATTATTGACCACCTTTACCTGGGCTTTTTTCAAAGGATCAGAGATTTCACCTTGGTAGGCCCGAGCCACAAGGACGCTTTCCCTCAATGGTGACTGTGTTGCCGAAACGTAGATATTCCCCGATTTCTTACCAAGCTGCTTCACCTTAACAGTCAATGACGTTCCTGCTGCGGTAGCTTTCCCTACCATTTTCCCCCTGCTTTTTTCGTCATACACTTTAATGATGGTCCCCTTTTTCATGCCGCTCAGCTTGATATCATCCGGCTTTCCAGTTTCATTTGACACGCTGATTTGGGCTGCCTTTACTGCAGGCGAGGTATCCGAAAGGGTAAACTGATAGGGAGCATCGATCGTATTCTCAGCGTTTTCCATGACCATGTAATAGCTCCCTTTTTTCAAGTATGGTGTGATGGCCGGCTTTTCACTCGTGTATAACTCACCATATTTCTTACCTGAACGATCTTGAATCACCGCATGCCAATTCGTCTCAGCTTGTTGTTTAACTGACATGACTACATGCCCATTTTGCGGAACGTTGAACTTGAATGCATCACGATCATCGGAAGTACTGATCACCCCTCTCCACGTCTCATTCAAGCGAATGGCATTGGCCGCCTCTAGCGTATCATTCGACTCTTGTTCAAAATGGTCATCCTTCGTGTACTTCACCGAAAACTGAAACGGAACCTTCGTAGCCGCCCCATTATCGCTAATCACGATATGATACGTCCCCTTTGGCAGTCCAACTTTCACTTCCTCGAAGCTCGAACTGCCATTTTGACTGCCCGTATAGACGTGAGTATAGTTGGTTCCTTTATCGTTCTGGATGGTACCCTCCCATGAAGCCTTGGCATTACGCTTGATCGATAACGTCACAACTCCAGCTTCCGGCAATACAGCTTTATAGACCTTCTTGTCCTTGCTGCTGGCTAAGGCTCCTTTATACATTGTATTGACTTGACCATTCAACGGGGCATGAGCCTCTGTGTTAACAGCCAGCGTTAGGAGGAGAATGACGATCCCAAGCCCCAATACACCTTGACTCAACTCTCTTATTCGCACCATCTCTTACCCCTTCACGATTAAAATGATAGTATAATATAACTAGTTACATACTCCTACACTACCACGATTAAGCCCTTTCTTACACACGAATAAAAAAAGCTCCAAAGAAAATTTGGAGCTTGACCGTTCACCCATGATTTTCTTTTAACCATCCGATTATTGATTTCCCCCTGCTTTCGCGGAGAGCTTCTGCTCCTTCCTTGACGATGACCTTGCCTTCCTTTATGATGATCACTTCATCCAGGATGTTCTCAATTTCCTCAATTTCATGAGTGGCCATGATTACCAATTGTTTATCTAAATCCACATAAGAAAGCAGGCTCCGGACAATCGACTCCCTGACCATGACATCGAGCCCTGAAAATGGTTCATCCAATAGCACGATAGGGGCTTCCCGGGACAGAGCGAGCAATAACTTAAGCTTTCCCCGATTTCCCTTGGACATCGCAACGACCTTCTTTTCGGCATCCAATTTCATGAATGCGAGCATTTCGATTGCCTTTTCCCGATTAAAATCGGCAAACTGCGATGCATGAAAATCGATATAACGACCTGCCGTAAAATTAGGATAGAAAAAATCAAGCTCAGTCAAATAAGACACCTCTGAAGCAATCCTCCTGTCAACTGCCACTCCATCCACCAGCACCTGACCCAATTCCGGTTTCACGAGACCGGCAACCAGCTTCAGCAACGTCGACTTACCGCTTCCATTGGCTCCTAACACCCCGTAGATCCTTCCCGCCTCAAAGGTGAGCGAAATATCTTCAAGGGCAGCAATGCTTCGATACTTTTTCGATACCTTGTGCAACTCAACCGTCATTTTTCATCCTCCTGTTTTTTCAGAAATTGCTGGACAGCCGCCACCATTTCTTGATTTGACATGCCAATGCCCTTCATGTTTTGAACGAATGTCTCTGTAATCTCCGCTTGAATCCTGGTCCGCAATGACGAAATCAAGGCGGAATCATTTTTCACGAACGTTCCCTGCCCCCTTCTTGTCTCCACGAATCCATCCCTCTCGATCTCCGCATACGTACGCTGGATGGTGTTCGGATTGACCCCCATTTCGACCGCCATTTCACGGACAGATGGCAGCTTTTCCCCGCCCTTCATATCACCGCGTGCAATCGAATGGCAAATTCGGTCGGCTACCTGTAAATAAATCGGTCTTGATGCATGAAAATCGGCTGACATACCTCACACCTCAATCTTTCTATCCAGCAGCCAACATGAAATGAGGAACAATATCACTAATCCGATCAATTCGAATCCGCTTGTCAACAGGGAAAGGCTGCCCCCTGTTTGGAAGGAAAACTCAAAGTGATCAAGAGACATGCTAAACGACGAATCACTTATGATCGGAACTGTCCATAATTCGTCCAGCTTCATGTACAAGCCCGTACTGAACAGCCAATTGCGGAAAAACAACATCCCTAAGCAGATAGCTGAAATCAAAAGCACACGAAGCGGTTTCATAACATCATTCCCGGCGAGCGCGTGATAGACGATCCATAAAAACAGGGTAAACACAGCAAGAGCTAAACTAACCACGACCAATACTCCGGCTGTCATCAGCAAGCTGCCACCATCCAGCATCGTTTCATTATGAAAACCCTTTTTAAACAGACTTTCAGGAATCTTCATCCCCCCAAAAACAACACAAGCAGAAAAGAAAATAGATGCGACTTGAAAAAACATGCTGATCGAAAGCTTACTGCCTAGGAGCATCGCTGCAGATTGCGGATTATGGATCCAGAGCAGCGTCTTCCCCTCAGAATGTAAACAGCTCAGAATGACAGAGAAAATGAAAAGAGGCTGCACCAGCATATTTAACCAAGTACAAAGATAAAAAAGACCAGCAACTTCCCAATACTTGGCCGCGAAAAAAGCAAGGCAGACAAAGCCAGCCTGTGCAACCAATAACCAAAGCAGGGTCGTTTTTCCGACCACCCACTCCTTTTGGACTAAACCTTTGAACGAATTCACGTTTCCAACTCCTTCACTACTGTTCTAGTTATATAGTACACTAGTAAACCAAATTATGTCAAAGCTATGATAAAATAGTAAATTATACTGTTATTTTCGCGAAAAATTAAATATAATAGAGTATGTAGCAACAAAAAGAGGAAGGAAGTAATCTATGAGACACGAAAAAAAGAAGAAAAAGAAACGGACTTGGCTAAAGGTAGTCGGGATAATTGTCCTACTTTTCATATTAGCAGGAGGCGCTTTTGCCTACTCCGTCTGGAATTCCCTAAATAACACCGTCGATTCCATGCATACGCCCATAGACCGTGACACAGATAAACGAACGAAGGAACTTGCCCTATCCGATCGGGAGCCCTTCTCGATGCTCATGCTTGGGGTCGATGAACGTGATGGCGACAAAGGCCGCTCGGATACGATGATCGTGTTGACCGTCAACCCACAGAAGAAGTCCGTGAAAATGCTCAGCATCCCACGTGATACACGGACCGAGATCGTCGGCCATGGCACACAGGATAAAATCAATCACGCCTTTGCATTCGGCGGAGCAAAAATGTCCATGGATACCGTTGAAAACTTCCTCGATATTCCGATCGATTATTATATGAAGATCAATATGGAGGGCTTCAAGGATATCGTCGATGCCGTCGGCGGCGTGACTGTGCAAAACGATTTGGACTTCTCTTATGACGGTTACCATTTCGCCAAGGGAAGCATCAGCCTGACTGGAAAAGAAGCGCTAGCCTATTCGCGTATGAGATATGACGATCCAAATGGTGATTTTGGCCGTCAATCGAGACAACGTGCCATCATTGAAGCCGTCATTAAAGAAGGCGCAAGCATCTCTTCCTTGACGAAATATGATGATGTCTTCGATGCCCTAAGCAAAAACATCCAGACGAATTTGACGTTCGATGACATGATGGATATCCAGAAGCATTACAGGGATGCAAGCAAAAGCATCACCCAATCGACGATTCCTGGCGATGGAAGGAAAATCGACGGAATCTACTATAATATCGTGTCCGATGAAGAAAAAGAAATGGTCCAATCCGAATTAAAGGAACAATTGGACATTAAATAAGCAAAAAAGTAAAGCTGCCAGAACCCGCATTCTGACAGCTTTTTCTTTTTATCCATCCAATATTCTGACAAAAAATGGACGTCAATTGTAGAGATTTGTTGGAATTTTTGTTGTTTATTAGACGGTAAAAGACGGTATAATCTAGTATGAGCCAATAAAAAACCAACTTCCCCCTGCCCCTTTCACCAAATGACTCTAGTAATCTCTGGACCCGGAACCCACCAACCGCCATTCATTGCCTACAATAAATCATCCTAAACAAAAGGAGTGTATCGTATGAAAATCAAAGCAGGCAGCTGGGCTATGCTAAGCAAACAGGACAAAATGTTCATTCTGAAGGCCATCAGTGATCGCTCGAGAATGAAATATGTTTCATGAGGATTGAATCCCTTCCTTCCCCATAAGCATCCCCTCTCTTTTTTCAATCTACAGCTCTGGTGCCCGAAAAAGGAGAGGAATTCCATTCACACCGCAAACGCCATTCGCCAAATCATAAAAAAAAGAAGCATGTTGTTGGACATGCTCCTTCCATGTATGGATCGGTTTCAGACATGATTTCTTCAAGTTCGACGTTTTCTCCAACGATTAAACATCAGAAAGCAAAAAAGGCCTAACAAGCCGCCAAACGTATCGAGCATCACATCCTGCAGCAACGGAGTACGGCCGCCCGTCAGCTTTTGGTGCAGCTCATCGGCACTCGCATAAAGCAGGACACAAACCAAAGCCCCTGAAAACGAAAGCACTGCATTCCTGACAAAATGCCGCCAAACACCCAACGTTAACAGCCCAAACACGAAAAAGATAAACAGATGGGCCCCCTTCCGAATGAAAAACTCCAGAAACCCACTCACCCCGGCCGCACGGGCACTCACTTCAGCCCCGCCATACATGAAGGAAATGCCCGCCAAGCGATCATACCAATACGGCGTATCGAACTGCGCAAAAAAAGGCGTAATCCTCTGCTCCTCATACGTCTGCGAGGAAAAAAAGAAAATCACCATCGCCCAAACAACGAGCAGGATGGGGAATATGTATTTTGGGATCATAAACGATCAGACTCCTCGATGATTGCGCTTAATTTTTCCTTAAGCTCCTCCACCAGCCCAGTCAGGGTAATATCCTCTCCCGACTCCCCTTTTGCAAACGTATCCTTTAAGATTTCAAAAAACTCCATATTAAGCTCCCACTCCAATGTAATCGAGCCGCCTTCTCCGACTGATTCCCAATTCCTAATATTGAAATATAAGGAATATAGCTCATTTATTTGATAATTACATAAATGGCGGGGATTGGCAAGTGGAAGTACTTCAAAGTACCTATCTTGAAATCATTTGAATTCCAAAGGGGCCTTATCAATTTTACCAAAACGATATAAAATATCTTGAACGATTCGATAAGATGCTTGGCCATCTCCATAAGGGTTTGCCGATTTAGCCATTTCATTGTATTTCCCTTCATTATTCAATAACTCATGTGCAGTCTGAAAGATAATATCTTCATCAGTGCCAACAAGCTTTAATGTTCCTGCTTCTACTCCTTCCGGCCTTTCTGTTGTATCTCTAAGAACCAGCACAGGAACACCTAATGATGGAGCTTCTTCTTGAACTCCACCAGAGTCAGTCAGAATGAGGTGTGAACGTGAAGCAAAGTTATGGAAGTCTATTACTCCTAACGGCTCGATCAGATGAATCCTTTTATGATTGCCCAATACTTCTTTGGCCATTTCTCTTACAGCAGGATTGCGATGAACAGGATAGACCACTTGCACATTACTGTTTTCTTCTAAAAGACGTTTAATGGCCTTAAACATGTTTCTCATAGGTTCACCAAGATTTTCCCGTCTATGAGCAGTCAGCAATATCATTTTATCTAAGCCGATTTCTTCGATAAGGTCATGCTTATATGAATCTGATACAGTAGTTTTTAAAGCATCGATAGCCGTATTGCCTGTTACAATGATCGCTTCTTGTTTTTTATTTTCTTGTATAAGATTTTCTTTCGACTGTACTGTTGGGGAAAAATGCAGATCCGCTATTACTCCTGTTAATTGCCTATTCACTTCCTCGGGGAATGGTGAGTACTTATTCCATGTCCTTAAACCAGCTTCAACATGACCAACTGCTATTTGGTTATAAAACGCAGCAAGACTTGCTACAAAAGTGGTTGAAGTATCTCCGTGAACGAGAACCAAGTCTGGCTGCACTTCTTTCATTATTTTTTCTAAGCCAGATAAAGCATCTATCGTGATTCCTGCCAAAGTTTGACGTTCTTTCATGATATTCAAGTCATGATCCGGGGTTATATTGAATACCTCCAAAACTTGATCTAACATTTCCCTATGCTGTGCTGTCACAGTAACGATGGATTCAATAGTATCGGAATGTTTCTTTAATTCCAATACTAGGGGAGCCATTTTAATGGCTTCAGGTCTTGTTCCAAAAATGGTCATTATTTTAATTTTACTTTTCATGCTTATCTCCTTCATTTAAAATATAAATCACGCTAGCCCCTTATCCTGCTCCGATTGTGGCTGATGGGAGGATCGTCCGCTGGTTTTGGCTTTTCCTTTGTGACGGATGGTTCATATGCACCTTGCTATGTTTATTCCGCTAGCTCTTGTTCAATAATTTCAAATCTAGTACTCCAATCATTCCTTTTAGCAAAGGACTTTAATGAACTCTTATCGAATTTTGTTGTTAGCATCGTCTTTAATTTCCCCAAAAACTCTACCTTATTTATAGCAATTTCGAATGGGCCATCAATATGATTTATTTCATTAAAACTAGTAGTCAAGGTCGGGGTACCCGCTGCCAAATACTCAAATAACTTAACGGGATTGATCGCGTTCGTTAATTTATTCACTTTAAAAGGGATGATGGCTATGTCACTAAAAAATAAAAAATGTGGTAGACTATTATATTTTTTAGGACCAATAATGTGTACGTTGTTAAACCTTTCAAGCCCTGTTAATCCACCATGATCCGGTCCAATGAAAAAAAACTGAACCTCACTTAGATGACTAACTACAAATTCGATCAATTCCTTATCCAGCCATTCACCTATGGCTCCAATGTATATACATATTTTACTGTTTTGATGTTCCTTGAATTCCGAAGGCAATACATAAGTTTCTTTTTGAAAATCTTCAAAGTTTACAGCATTGGGCAGATAAATAACATCACTTCTAATTTCCCTCACTCTATTTTCCAATAACTTGGCAGTCGAAAAAACGATATCACTTTCATTGATCAATCTCTTCTCAAAGTTTTCAAGCGTTTTAAAGTAACCTTTAAAACCTGTTTGTTCATCTGCTACTCGATGAACAAGCTTTTTATAAGTAAGGAATTCTTTTATATAATAAGATTTAATATTCGAAAGCCATAATACATCAACGTCTCCAAAACCGATTTTCATTAATTCTTTCTTTAAATTTGGTATAGCCGTATACAAGTACTTTTTTCCTATTACCGATGTATTGAATATTGGCATTTTTATAAATGGAATCAAAGTAAATGGGGCATACCCATATATATTTTTGCTCAATTCAACTCTCTTAGATGAGTTAAGTTTCCTTCTTTGGTTTACCAACGCTTTATCATTAACATAGTGAGCAATGCTATACGCTGGAGATAGCCACAAAACCTCATACCCATTTTTTGCGAATAATTCAGCGTAATGGTGAGCACCAATTTTTACAGTGCTATTAAACTCCTGACTTTCAACCATTACTATCTTTTTCAATTTTTTACCCCCTTTTGTTACAACCACCAAAAAATTGAACACAAACCGTTTGCACAAACTGCCAAACTATTTTTTTAAATTCTTGTAATTAATAAAAAATATGACCATTAAGAGAAAAATCCCTATACCTATTTGTATCGGATTCGTTTTAGTAAGCGTAGAAATTAATGCAAAAAACGTTAAGGAAAAAATTTCAAAATAAAGCTTTTTATAATTAATATTAAAAGAAAAATTCTTCACACCAAAATTAGTTCGTAAAATTAAGAAGAACACATAAGAAACCCCAGTTGAAATTGCCGCTCCCTTAGCTCCCAAATAGGGAACTAATCCAAGGTTCCCTATTATGCTTACCAAACATACCAATACGGAAATCAAAATATGATATTTAGGTTTTTTATTGAAATTTATGCCAACAACCGAAATCTCGGAAATGGTATACATAACCGGAACTAAGACTAACATTGGAAATATGTATACGGCTTCCATATATTGTTCTCCAAACATTATCTTCAACAAATCTTTGGAAAATATCAAAATAAAGCCTATAGCAGTCATGGCAAAAGAAACCAGGCTAAACATCCTCGAAAAGAACTGTCTATCTTGATTATTTTCTTGGTATTTTTGATTACTTAGTGGAACCCAAAAGGTTGTAAAACTAATTTGAATGATCGTTAAAATCGCGACTAGCTTAAACGCAGCGGCATATAATCCAAGCTCTCTATAATCCCCTAATGCTTTAATGAAAAATCGGTCGGTATATTGGAAAACCCATGTCATGATCATTGTTATGGCTAATGGAAAGCCATAGCTGATCAATTGCCTATAGTTATAGGTTTTCTTGTTTCCAGGATCACCTTTACTTAATTTCCAATTTTCTTTCGTAAGAATAATGGCGATGAGTGATACTGCAAGACAAGTAACTATCATTGAAATTATGGGAATATAATATTCTTTTATATTGAAATAACTATAATATATAAGGAGCAGGATACCGAAATCCAATAATTTTGTTGTGACCTGGAGAACGGAATATAAGCCACCCCGTTGCTCCATCCTAACAACCAATAGGGAAAATCTATTGAAGATACTCATCACTAATCCTATTAATAATAAGATGATTAAATTAAAATCATTACTATCAAAAAGGAAAAACACAGCATACTCACGAAAGATTAAAATGATCAATGCAATTGCTATGAGCATGAAGAAGGAAATCCTCAAACAATAAAATAATAAATTCTTCCTTAATCCTTTATCCACTTCATAATAAAATCTCCCATAACTTTGATCCGTACCAAGCATTGAAATCATTAATAATAGATTAAGTATGATGGTGAAAAGTGAAAAAACTCCAAAGTCCTCAGGGGAAATGATTCTTGTAATGATCGGTGTACTAATTAAAGCTATTAATAAGCTCACCCAATTTCCTATGGAAAAAGAAAGGAATTTTTTCATTAAAGAATGACTAAACATTTTTCGCATCAGAAATTAACTCCAGCTCTTTTGATGTAACTAATTCTGGTCTGCACTTTTCCTGTATGGACATTGACGCATGTTTAGAAAGGAATGCAAATTCAGAAGGATTCTCATATAAATGTTTAATGGAGGAAGCAATTTCTTTAGCTCCGCCAGTAAGAATCCCTGTTTTTTCATGTACCACATACTCAGGAATGGCCGTGTTATTGGAGGTGATGGGAACCAATCCACTTGACATTGCTTCACACATCGAGACTCCTTGGGCATCCTGTCTTGTTGGACAAAGAAAGATCCCATGTTCTTTATGTACGTTAGCCATTTCCTGTTGATTTAAAAAATTCCTGTGCAGCTTTACATTCTTGAATTTTTCCAGTGGTTCCGTTAATGGATCAAAATACTTTCCTTCCCCGTAGATGGTAAACTCCAATTCATTAAACATAGATTCTTCACTTAATTGCAGAATGGCATCGATAGCGATATCATTGGCATATTTTTTAGAAGAGAAAGGCCTGATCATCAATATTTTTCTCCTTAATTCCTGACCTTTCTCTAAATATGGAAACAATTGATTGTCTATAGGGTTAGGTATAATATCAAATCGTTTGATCTTAGTGCCCGTGTCACATTCTAAAATATCTTTCATCCACTCAGATACAAATATGAAGGACGTATTCTTATTTGAATGGTTGATGAATTTCCTGAAATTCCACATTTGTCTCATGTTTATCAACGCGTATTTTGGAAATTCTCTCCAGTCGAAATTAAATAACCTTCTGTACCATCCAAGCGCC
This genomic stretch from Peribacillus muralis harbors:
- a CDS encoding oligosaccharide flippase family protein, which gives rise to MRKMFSHSLMKKFLSFSIGNWVSLLIALISTPIITRIISPEDFGVFSLFTIILNLLLMISMLGTDQSYGRFYYEVDKGLRKNLLFYCLRISFFMLIAIALIILIFREYAVFFLFDSNDFNLIILLLIGLVMSIFNRFSLLVVRMEQRGGLYSVLQVTTKLLDFGILLLIYYSYFNIKEYYIPIISMIVTCLAVSLIAIILTKENWKLSKGDPGNKKTYNYRQLISYGFPLAITMIMTWVFQYTDRFFIKALGDYRELGLYAAAFKLVAILTIIQISFTTFWVPLSNQKYQENNQDRQFFSRMFSLVSFAMTAIGFILIFSKDLLKIMFGEQYMEAVYIFPMLVLVPVMYTISEISVVGINFNKKPKYHILISVLVCLVSIIGNLGLVPYLGAKGAAISTGVSYVFFLILRTNFGVKNFSFNINYKKLYFEIFSLTFFALISTLTKTNPIQIGIGIFLLMVIFFINYKNLKK
- a CDS encoding glycosyltransferase family 4 protein yields the protein MNISVFVLDNKIKSKINYSFDSIDIVEGNREDLLEIINQIKPEKLLIHFLDRHMMSVIEQVHIKTIVWVHGVEALGWYRRLFNFDWREFPKYALINMRQMWNFRKFINHSNKNTSFIFVSEWMKDILECDTGTKIKRFDIIPNPIDNQLFPYLEKGQELRRKILMIRPFSSKKYANDIAIDAILQLSEESMFNELEFTIYGEGKYFDPLTEPLEKFKNVKLHRNFLNQQEMANVHKEHGIFLCPTRQDAQGVSMCEAMSSGLVPITSNNTAIPEYVVHEKTGILTGGAKEIASSIKHLYENPSEFAFLSKHASMSIQEKCRPELVTSKELELISDAKNV